Part of the Proteobacteria bacterium CG1_02_64_396 genome, CGTGCCATCAACTGCGGGGAGGGATGTTTCGCTCCGATGCCTGGGCTCGCGATCCTGCCCAACCCGCCATCGTCGCCACCACGGTCGATCAACTCGGCTCGCGCCTGCTTTTTCGCGCCTATGGCCGCTCCTTCAAAGCCTGGCCGATTCAAGCGGGGCTTGTCGGCAACGACAGCTTGATCCTGCTCGATGAGGCCCACTGCGCCCAGCCGTTCATGGAGACGCTGCGAGCGGTTGCCCGGTATCGCCATTGGGCAGAACTGCCGCTTCCCTCCCCCTTCCACCTGACGGTGATGAGCGCAACGCCACCCGATGGGCTGGAGGTCTTCGAGGACGCCTCGGAAGAGCCCCACACCCCCGGCCACCCCCTCGGCGACCGGCAACTGGCGGCCAAACCGGCCACCTTGATCGTGGCCGACAAAGCCAAGGGGGCCAGGGGAGGTGAGGCCTTAGCCAAAGTGTTGGCGGAACAGGCTGAAATGCTGGCGGGAGAGGACCCCGAGTCGGGGCGAGCTCCCGCATTGGTCGTGTTTTGCAACCGGGTCGATACGGCCCGCAAGGTTTGGGATCGTCTCGTTCAACGCCACGGCGACCGGGTCACCCTCCTCACCGGACGGATGCGCCCCATCGACAAGGACGACACCGTTCAAGACCGGCTCGACGCGCTTTCCGCTGGAAAGTCGACCGAACGGCGGCTGAAGCAACCGTTGTTCGTCGTCGCCACCCAAACCCTGGAGGTGGGGGCCAACCTCGATTTCGACCGATTGGTCACCGAGGCGGCCCCGCTGGATGCCCTACGACAGCGCTTCGGGCGGCTCAACCGCATGGGACGCCCCGTCGCAGCCCGTGCGGTGGTGGTGGTACGGGGCGATCAGGCTCAGAACAGCGAGGACGACCCGGTCTACGGGCAGGCGCTGGCCGCCACCTGGGGGCAACTTTCGGCTTGGGGCGGCGAGCAACAGACCGTCGATTTCGGCATCGCCGCCCTGAACGAGCGTCTGCAAGACCTTTCCACCGAGGAATGGACCAAACTCAATGCCCCCTCCGGCCATGCTCCGGTCTTGCTGCCTGCCCATCTCGACGCCTGGGTGCAAACCGCCCCCGAGCCTTGGCCGACCCCCGATGTCGCCTTGTTTCTGCACGGCCCCCGCAGTGGCCCCGCCGACGTTCAGGTGTGTTGGCGTGCCGACCTTACCGGGGACGACGCCAAGGGATGGGAGGCGGCGGTTGCCATCTGCCCCCCCTCCTCCCCCGAAACCCTGACGGTCCCCATTGGACAACTGCGCCGTTGGCTCACGGGGGAAGATGCGCCCGGCGGCGCCGACGTGGAGGGGGGCGACCCCGATGCCGAGGCGCCGCCAAATACCGAAAGGGCGAAGGGAATAGCACGCCGCGTTGTGCGTTGGCGCGGCGCCGACGATGTCGAGACGGTCGCCGACCCAGCCAAGATCCGCCCCGGCGACGTGGTGATCGTTCCCAAACATCTCGGCGGCTTCGAGGAGCTGGCCACCCTCGGTTCTCCCAACCCGGTGGCCGACTGGGGCGACCGGGCCTTCGCGGCCACACGGGACAAGGCGATCCTGCGTTTACACCCGGAGGTGATGGCCCAGTGGGCAGCCACCGAGGCGCTACGTCCCTTCAGTCGGCTCACCCAAGAGGAGTTCGACGCCGATCCGCAAACCCATCAGGACGACTTGCAAGGGATCCTGGCCGCCATCGCCACCGCCGAGGGGACACCCAAGTGGTTGCGACAGGCGGCAGATCATTTTTCCGCCATGCGCCAACTCGACCGCCTGCTCGTGCTCCATCCCACGCAGGGGTGGGTGTTGCTCGGGCGTGCCCCGCTGGGGCAATACGCCGTGGCCTGCTCCGACTTCGGCGACGAGGACGACCCGACCGCCTCGGGCACCGTGCGCAGGGGTTTGGAGGTTCACCTGACCGGGGTGGGCGAGTACGCCGCCCGTTTTGCCCAACGTTGCGGATTGCCCACCATCATGGTCGAAACGGTTGAACAGGCGGGACGCCGCCACGATCTAGGCAAGGCCGATCCCCGATTTCAGGCCTGGCTCAAGGGAGGGGCCTCCTGGGGGGACGCCACCCTTTTGGCCAAGTCGGATCGGATGTCCCGATCCCTCAGGGAGAGCGAGGCGTCTCGGGAGAGGGCCGGGTATCCCAAAGGAGGGCGGCACGAGCTGTTATCGGTGCGCCTGTTGGAAAGCCGCCCCGAGCGATTGCCCGCCGATGCCGCCCAACGCGACCTCCTGCTCCACTTGGTCGCCAGCCATCACGGGTATTGCCGCCCCTTCGCCCCGGTGGTGCGGGACGGCCATCCCCAAACCGTGGAATACGACGGCTTCGAGGCAAGCAGCGCCACCGAGATGGAGCGGCTCGACTCAGGGGTGGCGGAGCGCTTTTGGCGTCTGACCCGTCTCTACGGCTGGTGGGGATTGGCATGGTTGGAGGCAATCACTCGATTGGCCGATCACCGCCGCAGCGAAGCCGAGGAGCGCAACCAAGGAGGCAAAGCATGAGCACGTTTGTGTTGAAGGGGCTTGATGGCGGCAACCCGTTGGGGTTCTTGGCTGCGTTGGGGGTGCTGCGCACCTCGGCCCTGGGGGTGGGACCCACCACCGCCATGCACTGGGTCCACGCCGAAGGGGGATGGCGGCCATGGGTTACATTGCCAGGGAAAATCGACGCCGAAACGTGGGTGGCCGATCTACACGCAACGTTGAAAACCATGGACGAACATCCGGCACTGACGTTGGGCAACAACCTCAATCTGCCTTGTGGTGAATTCCGCGACGCCGCCGTGAAGGCACGGCAACACGCCTCCATGGAAGACCGACGCTTTGCCGATTTTATCGCTGCATACGGCAGCGAGGCGGTCGAAACCGAGCTCAACGGCAAGAAAACCGGCGTCATCCGCGATACCGCATTGCGCACCATGAGCGGGGCGGGGCACCAACACTTTCTCGGATCGATGCGCGCCTTCGTCGCCGACACCACCCCCGAGCATCTACACAAGGCATTGTTCGAATCTTGGCGCTACGACGACTCTCTGGAGGGGCACACCATGCGCTGGGATCCACTGGACGACGTGCGTTATGCCTTGCGGTGGTGCAACCCCAGCGGCGACCCGGACCGCAAGAAAGGGGGGAGCATGTGGGGTGCCAACCGGTTGGCCATCGAAGCGCTGCCGCTTTTCCCAACTGCCCCTGTCGGAACCACGCTGGAAACCACCGGGTTTCGCCTGAAAAAACGGGAGGGGGTGTTTTGGACTTGGCCGTTGTGGGAAACGCCGTTGACCCTCGACCCACTTCGTTCCCTTGTGGCGCTGGGCGAATTGCAAACCGACGAGCCCAACCGGGATCGTCTTGCCAGCATGGGTATCGTCGAGGTGATGCGTTGCCAACGCATCACTCAAGGGAAATTTCGCAATTTCTCGATGACTTGGTCGACCTGAACAAAGAATTAGTGGGGGGCTTCTCCAATTCACCCGGTGAATCCCCCTTTGATCGTCTGATCGCAGTCGGGGGCCGCTCCCACCAGAACCGCTCCCAGGGATGAAGGGGGCCGCTCACCTTTGGCAGATTACTCCACACGGGTGCATCGGAAGGGACGCGCTGCATCGCGTCCACGGCCACGACGCGGCGTGGCCATCCAACCGCTTGGGCAGGAAGAGACCGCCGACCGGCAATATTGAGGGGTTCAGGAACGGGCGGTAGAAACCGGCGCCATGATGCCCCGGCCCCATTGCGGGCATGTGGGGTGGCCTCAACGCCAAAGCTTGGCAGGAAGAAACATCAACAGCGGTTGATCGGGGCAGGATTCGAATCCGAAGTGGCGATAGAACGCTGCGGCTTGAGCATCGAGAGCATCGACCAACATGCCGATCCCTCCGGCCTCGGTCTGAATCCGTTGCGCCCGGGTCAAGGCATCGACCAGAAGAAAACTGCCGAGCCCTTTGCCTTGAACTTGGAATGCCACGGCAAGGCGGCCCAACCGAATCCCGGGGACCCTCCGGGGTAATCGGTTTTTCCAAGCATCGGGAAGAACGCCGGCATCCAATTCCGCAAGGGTGAGCGCGTAATAGCCGTAGATCCGGGTGGGGTCGTCCTCCAAGACGGCCACGAAGGTTTTTGAGATCCCTTTGTCCTGATGCTGTCTTGCAGTTTGTTGCAGCCACCCGTTGAGTTCGCCCCGTCCGCAGTCGAATCCTTTGCGGTCATGGCTTCCAGTTAAAGGAAGAATCTTCATCGTCCAGCCGAACCTCCCGATATCGCTCCATGGCACATTTCATAGCCGAAGTGGGTTCGGGAGGATGTTCCAATCGATCCAAAAGCCACGACCAGTCACGACAGGACAGGCGAATGAACTCCTCGCGTTCGATCACGGCGTGAGCCTCTTTCAAGGCGGCTTGGACGAGGAATTGATTCACCGTCGCGCCGGTGAGTTGGGCCGCACGACAAAGTGTCTCGTACACGTCGTGAGGAACGCGAGCGCCGATGCGATCTTGTTTGGCAAGCGAACTGGCCATTGGTCACCTCCAATAATGGTAGATGTCACACCATAACACTGTTGCCAAAATGGCGACACAGCTTTCCGCCATTCATGTCCATTGCAGCGGCGAAAACGCCCCGTCCTCTTGAAGGAGGGAAGCTCTTGAGAGACGCCCCCGCCTCAATCGACCCCCAGCACCGCCTTCAAACTGCGCTCGACGCTCGCCATTTCGGCATCGGTCAGGGTGGTCAGCGGGCCGTCGCCGAAGCGGGAGCGGTCCAGGGTCCGGGGTTGTTCGATCACCACGTAACAATCCCGTTTCAGCTTTTCCCGCCTGGAAATCGGTACGCGCAAAGGGGCCTGGTCGGGACGGAATTGTGTGGTCAGGGGAAGAATCGCGATCGTCGGCAAACCGGCCAGAATCAACCGAGACGCCTGAATAATCAGCACGGGCCGTATCTTTCCGATTTCCCCACCTTTGTTGGGATTAAGGTTGGCAATCCAGATTTCGCCCCGTCGCATCAGCGCCACCACTTTTCGTCGGGATCAATCCCGGCCGCCCTCTCCTCGGCCTCAAGGTTGTCTAGCCATCCCTCCAACCCCTCCTCGGCCAGCGCCAACGCCTCGGCCCTAGCCTCGGGATCGGCGGCCAATGCCTTGGCGGCGGCCACCAGCTCCTCCATGAAACGCTCCTTCTCCTTCTTGGCCAGGTATTCGGCAATCGCCAGCCGCGCCACCTCGGAGCGGGGGATTTGCTCCAGCTTGGCCTCGCGGTCGAGCCATTCGTCCAAATCGTCGGGCAAACGCAAACTCATCGCCCCCATGCCGCACCTCCCGTATTTCAATACGTAAGACAGGATGTCATCCATCATGAACGACGCCCCCCATTCCCACAACCCAACCCAATCCCCCCTCCCCCTGCTCTTCCCCGAACTGCCCGAGGCGATCCCTCTGGCACCGGTGCGGATGGTCAACGAGGTGGTCTACTGCCCACGGCTCGCCTACCTGGAATGGGTACAAGGGGAGTTTGCCGACAACGCCGACGTGATCGAGGGGCGGCAGGTCCACCGCCGGGTCGATCAGGGTAAACCGTTGCCACGCGATGGGGAGGATGAGGAGGAGCGGATCCACGCCCGTTCGGTCTGGCTCGGTTCGCGCCGACTGGGCATCACCGGCAAACTCGACCTGGTGGAGGGGGAGGGTCAGCGGGTGACCCCGGTGGACTACAAACGGGGCAAACGGCCCCACGTCGAACGGGGTGCCTACGACCCGGAGCGGGTGCAGGTTTGCGCCCAGGGGCTGCTGCTGCGCGAGCACGGCTACCTGTGCGACGAGGGGATCCTCTACTTCGCCGGATCCAAGGAGCGGGTGCGGGTGCTCTTCGACGACGAGCTGGTCGCCCAAACCAAGATGGCGATCAGCGAACTGCGGGGGATTGCCCTGGGCAGCCTGACCCCACCGCCGCTGGAGGACAGCCCCAAATGCCCCCGCTGCTCCCTGGTCGGGATCTGCCTCCCCGACGAGGTCGGCTACCTCAAGGGGGGCCACATCGCCCCCCGCCCGCTCTACGTCCAGCAGGAAACCGCCGTCCCCCTCTACGTGCAGGATGGAGGTGCCTACCTACGCAAAAGCGGCGAGCAAATCATCATCGAAATCGAAAAAGAGAAGGTCGCGCAGGCGAGGCTCCCCGAGGTGTCGCAGATTGCGATTTTCGGTCGCGCCCGCCTGAGCACCCCTCTGCTGACCGAATGTATGCAGCGGGGCATCGCCGTGACCTACCTGAGCCAAGGGGGATGGTTTCTCGGCCACACAGTGGGCATCGGCCACAACAACATCGACACCCGAATCCACCAATTTAAGGCGGCCGCCGACGAGCGGATCTGCCTACGCCTGGCCAAGACCTTGGTGGCAGCCAAGATCGCCAACTGCCGCACCCTAATTCGCCGCAACTGGAGCGGGAGCGACGCAGAGCTCGATCCGCTGCTGCTCCAGCTCGACGTGGACCGGCGTAAGGCCGACAACGCCATCGCCCAAGAAAATCTACTGGGAATCGAGGGAAACGCGGCGCTCAAGTATTTTCGG contains:
- a CDS encoding CRISPR-associated endonuclease Cas4/Cas1, which translates into the protein MNDAPHSHNPTQSPLPLLFPELPEAIPLAPVRMVNEVVYCPRLAYLEWVQGEFADNADVIEGRQVHRRVDQGKPLPRDGEDEEERIHARSVWLGSRRLGITGKLDLVEGEGQRVTPVDYKRGKRPHVERGAYDPERVQVCAQGLLLREHGYLCDEGILYFAGSKERVRVLFDDELVAQTKMAISELRGIALGSLTPPPLEDSPKCPRCSLVGICLPDEVGYLKGGHIAPRPLYVQQETAVPLYVQDGGAYLRKSGEQIIIEIEKEKVAQARLPEVSQIAIFGRARLSTPLLTECMQRGIAVTYLSQGGWFLGHTVGIGHNNIDTRIHQFKAAADERICLRLAKTLVAAKIANCRTLIRRNWSGSDAELDPLLLQLDVDRRKADNAIAQENLLGIEGNAALKYFRAFTGMLRVGEEAMGAFDFQDRNRRPPKDPLNALLSLTYAMLTREWTVALSAVGLDPMLGFYHKPRFGRPALALDLMEPFRPLIADSVVITVINNGEIKPSDFIQGRGSCALKPGGRKAVIAAFERRMGHEITHPVFGYRIGYRRLLVVQARLLARFLAGEIPDFPQILTR
- a CDS encoding MazF family transcriptional regulator, with the translated sequence MVALMRRGEIWIANLNPNKGGEIGKIRPVLIIQASRLILAGLPTIAILPLTTQFRPDQAPLRVPISRREKLKRDCYVVIEQPRTLDRSRFGDGPLTTLTDAEMASVERSLKAVLGVD
- a CDS encoding GNAT family N-acetyltransferase — translated: MKILPLTGSHDRKGFDCGRGELNGWLQQTARQHQDKGISKTFVAVLEDDPTRIYGYYALTLAELDAGVLPDAWKNRLPRRVPGIRLGRLAVAFQVQGKGLGSFLLVDALTRAQRIQTEAGGIGMLVDALDAQAAAFYRHFGFESCPDQPLLMFLPAKLWR
- a CDS encoding CopG family transcriptional regulator — translated: MGAMSLRLPDDLDEWLDREAKLEQIPRSEVARLAIAEYLAKKEKERFMEELVAAAKALAADPEARAEALALAEEGLEGWLDNLEAEERAAGIDPDEKWWR